The window CTCGCCGTGCTGCCGCTGGTCTGCGCGACCGTGCTGTACCGCACCCGCTACCGGGTCGCGGGCAGCCGCCAGCTCTCTCCCGCGCGCGTGCCCGCGGGCAGCGAGGCCCGCGTCCATCTGCGGATGGACAACGTCTCCCGGCTGCCCACGGGGCTGCTGATGCTCCAGGACCAGGTGCCGTACGTCCTCGGCCCGCGCCCCCGCTTCGTGCTGGACCGGGTGGAGGCGGGCGGCCGCCGCGAGGTGTCCTACCGGGTGCGCTCCGACCTGCGCGGCCGCTATCCGCTGGGCCCGTTGCAACTGCGCCTGAGCGACCCGTTCGGCATGTGCGAGCTGACCCGGTCCTTCTCGACGTACGACACCCTGACCGTGATCCCGCGCGTGGAGCCGCTGCCGCCGGTGCGCTTCAGCGGGGAGGCGAAGGGCTACGGCGACGGGCGGCAGCGCTCGCTCGCGCTGGCCGGCGAGGACGACGTGATCCCGCGCGGGTACCGCTACGGCGACGACCTGCGCCGGGTGCACTGGCGGTCCACCGCGCGCTACGGCGAGCTGATGGTGCGCCGCGAGGAGCAGCCGCAGCGCTCCCGCTGCACCGTCCTGCTGGACACCCGGGGCCTGGCCTTCCAGGGCGCGGGCCCGGACTCGGCCTTCGAGTGGGCCGTGTCCGGCACCGCGTCCGTGCTGGTCCACATGCTCGAGCGGGGCTTTTCGGTACGGCTGCTGACCGACACCGGCAACTCGGTCCCCGGCGAGGGCGCCGACGGGTTCGCGGGCGCGAGCCAGGAGTCGGCGGACGCGGCCGGGCTGATGATGGACACCCTCGCGGTGATCGACCACTCCGACGGTACGGGTCTGTCGCGGGCGTACGACGTGCTGCGCGGCGGCAACGAAGGGCTGCTGGTCGGGTTCTTCGGCGACCTCGACGAGGAGCAGGCGACGGTCGCCGCCAAGATGCGGCAGCGCAGCGGTGGCGCGGTGGCCTTCGTGCTGGACAGCGGGGCCTGGGTGCGGGAACCCACCGATGTGCCCGGCGCGTTGGACAGGAGCGAGGAGCGGCTGCGGTTGCTGCGGGAGGCGGGCTGGACGGCCCTGAGCGTGCCGCGGGGCGCTTCGCTGAACGAGCTGTGGCGCCAGGCGGACCGAGCGCGTACGGACGCCACCGTGACCACTGGGGCGCGGGGCGAGGGGGGACCGGCATGAGCGGGCGGACACGGATGACGCTGTGCGCCGCGGCGGCCACACTGTTGGCGTCCTGTGCCCTGCTGCCGCTGGTCTCCCCGGTCACCTGGCTGATTCAGGCGATCTTCCTGCTGGCGATCCAGACCGGCGTGGGCATGGCGACCCGGCGGGTGCCGCTGGCGCGGCCCCTGACGGTGGCCGTGCAGGCCCTCGCCGCGCTGATGCTGCTCACCCTGACCTTCGCCAACAAGCAGGCGATCATCGGAGTGATCCCCGGCCCTGAGGTCTTCCGTCACTTCGCCGACCTGCTGCAGGCCGGCGCGGACGACGTCAGCCGGTACTCGATCCCGGCGCCACTGTCCGACGGCATCCGGCTGATGCTCATCGGCGGCGTCCTGATCATCGGTTTGGCCGTGGACACCCTCGCGGTGACGTTCCGCAGCGCGGCCCCCGCCGGGCTGCCCCTGCTGGCGCTGTACTCCGTGGCCGCGGGGCTGTCCGACGGCGGCGCGGACTGGCTGTGGTTCCTGGTCGCCGCCGCGGGTTATCTGATGCTGCTCCTGGCCGAGGGCCGCGACCGGCTCTCGCAGTGGGGCCGGGTCTTCGGCGGGGCTCCAAGGACGCCGGGCGGAGAACCCAGCGGCGTGGTGGCGCCGGTCCGCACCGGGCGGCGCATCGGCGTGGTCGCCCTGGGCATCGCCCTGTTCGTACCGCTGGCCCTGCCCGCGATGAACGGCGGCCTGCTGGGCGCCGCGGGCACGGGCGTGGGCTCCGGCAGCGGAAGCGGGGGCACGATCTCCGCGGTGAACCCGCTGGTGTCACTGCGCGACAGCCTGAACGTGGACGAGGACCGCGAGGTCCTGTCCCTGAAGACCAACACGGCCGACATCTCGGACCTGTATCTGCGGATCGTGTCCCTGGACGACTTCGACGGCACCACCTGGCAGCCGGCCAAGCGCGACATCCAGGCCGTACCGGACCGGTTCCCCACACCCATCGGCCTCGGCGCCGACGTCCGGCGCGCGGAGGTCGAGACGACCATCTCGGCCGCGGACTGGTACGCCCAGAACTGGCTGCCGATGCCCTACCCGCCGAGCGGCGTGAGCATCTCGGGCAGGTGGCGGTACGAACCGCTGGGGATGACGGTCGTCGGCGACCGCCGCCAGACCACACGCGGGGCGACGTACACCGTGCGCAGCCTCGATGTACAGCCGACGGCGAAGCAGCTCGCCGAGGCTCCGGAGCCGCCCGCGGCCCTGAAGCGCGAGTTCACCGAGCTGCCCGACTCGCTGCCCGCGGTGGTCGCCCAGACCGCGCGCGAGGTCACCGAGGGCGCGACCAGCCACTACGAGCAGGCGGTCAAGCTCCAGGAGTACTTCGCCGTGACGGGCGGGTTCCAGTACGACACCAACGTCAAGGTCGGCAGCGGTAGGCAGGCGATCGCCCGCTTCCTGCGGGACAAACAGGGCTTCTGCGTCCACTTCTCCTTCGCGATGGCGGCGATGGCTCGCTCGCTCGACATACCGGCCCGGGTCGCGGTGGGCTTCGCGCCCGGCACCCCGCAGGGCGACAGCTCGGTCTCGGTGGGGCTGAAGGACGCACACGCCTGGCCCGAGCTGTACTTCGAGGGCGTGGGCTGGACCCGCTTCGAGCCGACCCCGACCCGGGGTTCGGTTCCGTCGTACACCCAGTCGGACACGCCCGGCTCCACGCTCCCGGACGTGGCACGGCCCTCGCAGTCGACGAGCACGGGGCCGTCCGCCTCGCCCTCGACGAGCGAGAGCTGCGCGGGGCAGAAGCCGGAGCTGTGCGCGAGCGAGTCCCCTCAGGCCGCGCTGGCCACGGATGACGACGGCCCGAAGTGGTACGTCGTTCTGGCGTGGGTGCTCGGCGGGCTGGCGGCGCTGCTGATCCCGTTGGCGCCCATGCTGTGGCGGTTGCGGACACGGGCGGTACGGCTGGGAGCGCATGGCCGCACGGCGGCGGACGCATCGCTCCACACCATGGCGGTCTGGCAGGAACTCACCGACACCGCCTGGGACTTCGGCATCCCGCCGGACGACTCCCAGACCCCCCGCAAGACCGCCGCCCGCATCGTCCGCCTGGGCCACCTCGACCCACCGGCCGCGGCCTCGGTTCACCGGGTGGCCGACGCGGTGGAACAGGTCCTCTACGCCCCTGCTCCCCGCCCGACGGCCGGCCTCGCGGAGGATGTCCGCCTCGTCCTGTCCGACCTCGAGTCCAAGGCCAGGTGGACGACAAACCTGCGCGCCCGCCTGGCCCCGCGCTCCAGCGTGCGGGTGATCTGGGCCGCGTCGGACTGGTGGACCGACATCAAACGACGCGCTGCCACCGCCCGACCGACACTGCGCAGGCCGTCGACGCCTGGGCAGCGGGGGTGATCGGGCGCTGGGGGTGAGGTTGCGGTGCGAGGCCGGGGTGGGGGTGCGCGCTTCAGGCCGAGCGGAGGCACAGGCTGCGGGCTGGGTCGGAGGCGCGTGCCTTGAGCCGCCTCCCTCGTGCCCAGGCCTCGGTCGCGCCCGGGCCTCGCTCGTGCCCAGGCCTCACTCCGGCCCCCGCCTCCACTCCGGCCCCCGCCTCACTCGGGCCTAGGCGCCGTTCCAGCCCGCCCGTCACTCGCGCCCGGGCCCCACTCCAGTCCGCACCCCACCCCGGCCCGGATCTCAAGCTGACGGTGGCCGTGGTGCCCGGCCCTGGAGAGCTGGGACGGTTCGCTCAGCAGAGCTGAGGACGGCACGGGCCGGAGGGACCAGAGCTACAGGTGCGGGTCGGGCCGGGCGGCCCCGACCGGGCGGAACGCGGAGCTGGTGCGGACCCTGCGTCGGGGGCACAAGCCGGAGCGGGCAGAGGTCCGGACGGAGCCCCGCACGGGCCGAGGGCGAGGGGGCGGCTGAGGTCTGGGCGGCCACCTGAGGTCAGCTCGGCCGAGGTGGCCAGCTCAGGCCTGCGGCGAGAGGTCGTGGGGGCGCTGCTTGTGGCCGACGGCGACACGTCCTGGGACACTGCTCCGAGCCCGAGGCGACACCTCGTGGGACGCTGCTTCGGGCCGGAGGCAAGGAGTTGGCCTCATGCCGCACGCCCCGGAGTCGCTGAGCCGGACCTTGTCCGAGCTGAGGAATTGGCCGAGTCCGTTCGCTCGGGAGGGGCGTCACCCGGTCAGTTCAGGACGTGCTCCGCCACGTCGCCCGGCCCGCCTGCGGCCCTGTCGGCCTTCGGCTCCCCGCCCTCTGGGATCCTGTGCCGCCCCAGCTCTCCCGCCCCCAAGCCGTACCGGGACATACATCAGGGGGTGGCCACCGAGTCGGTGGTCACCCCCTGCGTGTCCAGGAGCTGCTCGTAGAGCTAATGGCCGCCCTGTTCGTCACGGCGGCGCTGCCAGCGCTGCTCGATCCGG of the Streptomyces sp. T12 genome contains:
- a CDS encoding DUF58 domain-containing protein, yielding MTSGSTGQAEPDRGEQSGLRTALAGLTTRGRSFLAAGVAAAVCAYVLGQSDLLRVGLLLAVLPLVCATVLYRTRYRVAGSRQLSPARVPAGSEARVHLRMDNVSRLPTGLLMLQDQVPYVLGPRPRFVLDRVEAGGRREVSYRVRSDLRGRYPLGPLQLRLSDPFGMCELTRSFSTYDTLTVIPRVEPLPPVRFSGEAKGYGDGRQRSLALAGEDDVIPRGYRYGDDLRRVHWRSTARYGELMVRREEQPQRSRCTVLLDTRGLAFQGAGPDSAFEWAVSGTASVLVHMLERGFSVRLLTDTGNSVPGEGADGFAGASQESADAAGLMMDTLAVIDHSDGTGLSRAYDVLRGGNEGLLVGFFGDLDEEQATVAAKMRQRSGGAVAFVLDSGAWVREPTDVPGALDRSEERLRLLREAGWTALSVPRGASLNELWRQADRARTDATVTTGARGEGGPA
- a CDS encoding DUF3488 and transglutaminase-like domain-containing protein; translation: MSGRTRMTLCAAAATLLASCALLPLVSPVTWLIQAIFLLAIQTGVGMATRRVPLARPLTVAVQALAALMLLTLTFANKQAIIGVIPGPEVFRHFADLLQAGADDVSRYSIPAPLSDGIRLMLIGGVLIIGLAVDTLAVTFRSAAPAGLPLLALYSVAAGLSDGGADWLWFLVAAAGYLMLLLAEGRDRLSQWGRVFGGAPRTPGGEPSGVVAPVRTGRRIGVVALGIALFVPLALPAMNGGLLGAAGTGVGSGSGSGGTISAVNPLVSLRDSLNVDEDREVLSLKTNTADISDLYLRIVSLDDFDGTTWQPAKRDIQAVPDRFPTPIGLGADVRRAEVETTISAADWYAQNWLPMPYPPSGVSISGRWRYEPLGMTVVGDRRQTTRGATYTVRSLDVQPTAKQLAEAPEPPAALKREFTELPDSLPAVVAQTAREVTEGATSHYEQAVKLQEYFAVTGGFQYDTNVKVGSGRQAIARFLRDKQGFCVHFSFAMAAMARSLDIPARVAVGFAPGTPQGDSSVSVGLKDAHAWPELYFEGVGWTRFEPTPTRGSVPSYTQSDTPGSTLPDVARPSQSTSTGPSASPSTSESCAGQKPELCASESPQAALATDDDGPKWYVVLAWVLGGLAALLIPLAPMLWRLRTRAVRLGAHGRTAADASLHTMAVWQELTDTAWDFGIPPDDSQTPRKTAARIVRLGHLDPPAAASVHRVADAVEQVLYAPAPRPTAGLAEDVRLVLSDLESKARWTTNLRARLAPRSSVRVIWAASDWWTDIKRRAATARPTLRRPSTPGQRG